The following proteins are encoded in a genomic region of Alistipes shahii WAL 8301:
- a CDS encoding MFS transporter, with the protein MLADHSNIKRFMATGLTVSFIANLCVGLLGLFSGGGTLATTTLFVVFAVLWGINGWSQSMGAAPAIIALSRWYPLKKRGTYYGFFSASHNLGEAISFVFVGLVVGLAGWKWGFVGSAIAGAMGVAVILLFLHDTPESKGLPPVEVLSGEAGDETEVERESVGTAQKAAFRNPYIWILALASACMYVSRYAINGWGVIFLQEVKGFPLATATQVISVNAFLGIAGTVFSGWMSDKWFNGSRYSIAVTFGVLCSVSLGLFLYSGSGMFVNILAMVLFGIAIGVLICFVGGLMAVDLVPRRASGAALGIIGIASYVGAGIQDIISGALLDKHKTVVDGITTHDYSVASVFWIAASVLSFLLVGVVWRKAAKNNRQPN; encoded by the coding sequence GTGCTGGCCGACCACAGCAACATCAAACGCTTCATGGCGACCGGACTGACGGTTTCATTCATCGCCAACCTCTGCGTGGGACTGCTGGGGCTGTTCTCCGGCGGAGGGACCCTCGCCACGACGACCCTGTTCGTCGTCTTCGCCGTCCTGTGGGGTATCAACGGCTGGAGCCAGTCGATGGGCGCCGCCCCGGCGATCATCGCGCTGTCGAGGTGGTATCCGCTCAAAAAGCGCGGCACCTATTACGGATTTTTCAGCGCCAGCCACAACTTAGGAGAAGCCATATCGTTCGTCTTCGTGGGACTCGTCGTGGGGCTCGCCGGATGGAAATGGGGATTCGTCGGGTCGGCCATTGCCGGAGCGATGGGCGTGGCGGTGATCCTGCTCTTCCTGCACGACACGCCCGAAAGCAAGGGACTGCCGCCGGTGGAGGTGCTCTCGGGCGAGGCCGGGGACGAAACGGAGGTGGAACGGGAATCGGTCGGCACGGCCCAGAAAGCCGCGTTCAGAAATCCCTACATCTGGATACTCGCCCTGGCCAGCGCCTGCATGTACGTCAGCCGCTACGCCATAAACGGCTGGGGCGTCATCTTCCTTCAGGAGGTCAAAGGCTTCCCGCTGGCGACGGCGACCCAGGTCATCTCCGTCAACGCCTTTCTCGGCATCGCAGGGACGGTCTTTTCGGGATGGATGTCCGACAAATGGTTCAACGGGAGCCGTTACAGTATCGCCGTGACGTTCGGCGTGCTTTGTTCCGTGTCGCTCGGCCTGTTCCTGTACTCTGGCTCCGGGATGTTCGTAAACATCCTCGCCATGGTCCTGTTCGGCATCGCCATCGGGGTCCTGATCTGTTTCGTGGGCGGTTTGATGGCCGTCGATCTGGTCCCGCGCCGGGCCAGCGGCGCAGCGCTCGGGATCATCGGGATCGCCAGCTATGTGGGTGCGGGGATTCAGGACATCATCAGCGGCGCCCTGCTCGACAAGCACAAAACCGTCGTCGATGGCATCACGACACACGATTACAGCGTCGCATCGGTATTCTGGATCGCCGCATCGGTTCTGTCATTCCTGCTGGTAGGGGTCGTCTGGCGCAAGGCGGCGAAAAACAACCGGCAGCCAAACTGA
- a CDS encoding RNA polymerase sigma-70 factor gives MDCDEHIILKKLRDGDSEALDILYLRYASKVRDFAFRLLKDRTDAEDVTHDIFLKIWEQRRGLGAVLSFRGYLFRMTRNAIFNAYKHRQVESKYQAETGAAESPAAPQADESVSTDDLLEMIDLAVRNMPEQRRRVFCMSRYENMSYNDIAEALNISPKTVQYHISGALAELRKLLSAMAFFI, from the coding sequence ATGGATTGCGACGAACATATTATCCTGAAAAAACTCCGTGACGGGGATTCCGAAGCATTGGATATCCTTTACCTGCGCTATGCCTCCAAGGTCCGTGATTTCGCCTTCCGGCTGCTCAAAGACCGGACCGACGCCGAAGATGTCACGCACGATATTTTCCTGAAAATCTGGGAACAGCGCCGGGGACTCGGGGCCGTCCTTTCGTTTCGGGGCTATCTGTTCCGCATGACGCGCAATGCCATCTTCAATGCCTACAAGCACCGGCAGGTAGAGTCCAAATATCAGGCGGAAACCGGAGCTGCGGAGAGTCCCGCCGCGCCCCAGGCCGACGAAAGCGTGTCGACGGACGACCTGTTGGAGATGATCGACCTGGCGGTCCGCAACATGCCCGAGCAGCGTCGGCGGGTTTTCTGCATGAGCCGTTACGAGAACATGTCCTACAACGATATCGCCGAGGCGCTCAACATCAGCCCCAAGACCGTGCAGTACCACATCTCGGGAGCGCTGGCCGAATTGCGCAAACTGCTCTCGGCGATGGCGTTTTTCATATAG
- a CDS encoding RagB/SusD family nutrient uptake outer membrane protein: protein MKPKYFLALGLLVLGLGSCGESFFEQYPSNNITEGNFYKTDDDFNQGVVACYAKLKTQMSFHLTEIGYRGDENVLESMAVSTQNRYDIDHFAETANNGILNDIWNAWYNGIYRCNDVLDHMTGAKIANYDKYRGECLFLRSWWYFNLYRVFGVVPITRTVVTPAAAKLIPRCTEEEMYTLLTEDLAEAARLLPPTPGPEKARVANIAAYTLLAKVYLTFGKPAEAKTALEEAMKNTSYGLESTTKKVFDVGNKMNREIIFALYYNKTNDNGHGYWYSANTDVLADINNPTPTFKAIYDSEKDNRLPLISSYTKIKDNLFAMTKWYDTYDATYTTQVGNDFPHLRYADVVLMYAEALAESGGSLGDALEWLNKTRTRAGLDELTTDEVKSLAEFRRELAAERGREFALEGHRWFDLVRLGLAVDYFREMGYSLDSHNLIFPIPQNQIEIVNNPSILWQNPGFN, encoded by the coding sequence ATGAAACCGAAATATTTCCTTGCGCTGGGACTCCTCGTACTGGGTCTGGGCTCGTGCGGCGAAAGTTTCTTCGAACAGTACCCGAGCAACAACATCACCGAAGGCAACTTCTACAAGACCGACGACGACTTCAACCAAGGAGTCGTGGCGTGCTATGCCAAACTCAAAACCCAGATGAGCTTCCACCTCACGGAGATCGGCTACCGCGGAGACGAAAACGTCCTTGAATCGATGGCTGTATCGACGCAGAACCGCTACGACATCGACCATTTCGCTGAGACAGCTAACAACGGCATCCTGAACGACATCTGGAATGCCTGGTACAACGGCATCTATCGCTGCAACGACGTACTCGACCACATGACCGGAGCCAAGATCGCCAACTACGACAAATATCGCGGCGAATGTCTGTTCCTGCGGTCGTGGTGGTATTTCAACCTCTACCGCGTCTTCGGCGTGGTGCCCATCACCCGCACCGTGGTAACCCCAGCAGCTGCCAAACTCATCCCCCGCTGCACAGAGGAGGAGATGTACACGCTGCTGACCGAAGACCTTGCCGAGGCGGCCCGGCTGTTGCCGCCGACACCGGGTCCGGAAAAGGCCCGTGTGGCGAACATCGCGGCCTACACGCTGCTGGCGAAGGTCTACCTCACGTTCGGCAAGCCCGCCGAGGCCAAGACGGCCCTCGAAGAGGCGATGAAGAACACCTCCTACGGACTGGAATCGACGACGAAAAAGGTTTTCGACGTGGGTAACAAAATGAACCGGGAGATCATCTTCGCGCTCTACTACAACAAGACCAACGACAACGGCCACGGTTACTGGTACAGCGCCAACACAGATGTGTTGGCAGACATCAACAACCCCACACCAACCTTCAAGGCGATCTACGACAGCGAGAAGGACAACCGTCTACCGCTGATCAGCTCCTACACCAAGATTAAAGACAATCTCTTCGCCATGACCAAATGGTACGACACCTACGACGCAACCTACACAACGCAGGTGGGCAACGATTTCCCGCACCTGCGCTATGCCGACGTGGTGCTGATGTACGCCGAGGCGCTGGCCGAATCGGGAGGCAGCCTGGGCGACGCGCTGGAATGGCTCAATAAGACCCGCACGCGGGCCGGGCTCGACGAACTGACGACCGACGAGGTCAAAAGCCTAGCGGAGTTCCGCCGCGAGCTGGCCGCTGAACGGGGCCGTGAGTTCGCCCTCGAAGGCCACCGCTGGTTCGACCTCGTGCGGCTGGGGCTGGCCGTCGACTATTTCCGCGAAATGGGCTACTCACTCGATTCGCACAACCTGATCTTCCCGATCCCGCAAAACCAGATCGAAATCGTGAACAACCCGTCGATTCTCTGGCAGAATCCCGGTTTCAATTAA
- a CDS encoding BACON domain-containing protein, with product MKKQLLFIAVLLCACLAGSCKDDDPAAPDSLYMHSTSGTVEAAAGTQSVTIYTTCGWKATGDDWITIEPLSGGEKGIFAVHLSFGANDTGALRTGRVVFEAGTYSETYTLTQKAQ from the coding sequence ATGAAAAAACAGCTACTATTCATTGCGGTCCTGCTGTGTGCATGTCTGGCGGGCAGTTGCAAGGACGACGATCCGGCGGCCCCCGACAGCCTTTACATGCACAGCACGTCGGGAACCGTAGAGGCCGCTGCCGGCACACAGTCCGTGACGATCTACACCACCTGCGGTTGGAAGGCCACCGGCGACGACTGGATCACGATCGAACCCCTTTCGGGAGGCGAAAAGGGCATTTTCGCCGTTCACCTCAGCTTCGGGGCCAACGACACGGGCGCACTGCGCACCGGCCGGGTCGTCTTCGAGGCCGGGACCTATTCGGAAACCTACACCCTGACGCAGAAAGCGCAATAA
- a CDS encoding SusC/RagA family TonB-linked outer membrane protein: MNELNVLKRICRHLFLAVLLCAVSAATASAQVPTVTVDAKNVTIKELLQRIEANSQYTFAYIDADINPDKRVSVKAVNRSIASIIAEVLPNVNMEVKGLKIVLTAKRGGESQTRPAADAGRTVKGRVTDESGAPVIGATVILKGTTVGTATNATGEYAIDIRQADAVLVYSLIGYNKVEVALSEGQTQADVTLKSEAIAMDNVVVVGYGVQNKRDVTTAISSIKAEDFAAMPTADFRDAMAAKMPGVQVLTLGGQPDGNVSIRIRGIQSATSGNDPLYVIDGVPCDARAFSNLESSDIESLEVLKDASAAAIYGSRGSCGVILITTKRGEGERPVVSYDGQFSVSSVSKTIDMLNAYEFAKIFKEARDGAYLFNVPTGSIDDPYEDRPQTYHRVDPLITAYLQDKTGTMTDTDWQDAIFRTAYSTKHSVSVSGRTKTLGYYIGANYLYREGTIIGSDFERYSLRANIDGKRNRLKYGVSFSPSYSKTNYISSDTQYGDDGVIASALMAPPVFPVYNTDGSYNWDMNGFLRVNSWDTQTNEVLNPVALALEIDDVREKINILGNAYVSYEFIKGLEYKFTAGGDYYSYIRNYYRPSYIPLRGHKYYDDLSAPKAQNNMNSYFHWTISNQLSFNRTFGDHSVNAVAVYEAEKQGIQTSQIVGTGTAGDDKIRTTKGKTIDLTETYNNKYAYTFASWLVRAQYSYKGRYMVSASIRGDGSSRFAPNTRWGYFPAASVGWRMSDESFLRDVKWVDDLKIRASVGQTGNAQIGNSEYLALYGSTNIDLGNGLTSQVYPTQIANNDLGWEKNTQYNVGLDVSLWRGTLGFTADYYYSKTTDMLFDVPVSSVSGLTSSNVNIGSMQNKGIELALTSRRSFGDFSYAFAANWSLNRNKVLSLGDENADIIKESSYAGGYYLTRVGQPVGCYYLLVQDGIFHNQEELDSYPHFDTTTIGDFRFVDANGNGILEKDADRVIVGNYMPDFYYGFSVNLSYKGFDLAANFQGVYGNEILNLERRYLLNMEASSNMMKESLQRYPYGELNRATRKSSGNNGACTSTFHLEDGSYLRLQNLSLGYTFPDRWTRKAGISKLRIYVQGTNLFTWTDYSGYNPEVNKRSTDALRPGEDYCSYPLSRTFSVGVNFNL, from the coding sequence ATGAATGAACTCAACGTTTTGAAAAGGATCTGCCGGCATCTGTTCCTGGCGGTCCTCCTCTGCGCGGTGTCGGCCGCCACGGCTTCGGCCCAGGTCCCGACCGTCACCGTCGATGCGAAGAACGTTACCATCAAAGAGCTGTTGCAGCGCATCGAAGCCAACAGCCAGTACACGTTCGCCTACATCGACGCCGACATCAACCCCGACAAACGGGTGTCGGTGAAGGCCGTCAACCGCAGCATCGCCTCGATCATCGCCGAGGTGCTTCCCAATGTGAATATGGAAGTTAAGGGGCTGAAAATCGTCCTCACAGCCAAACGGGGGGGGGAATCGCAGACCCGCCCGGCCGCTGACGCCGGACGCACCGTGAAGGGCCGCGTGACCGACGAAAGCGGCGCGCCGGTGATCGGCGCCACCGTCATCCTGAAAGGCACCACGGTCGGCACGGCGACCAACGCCACGGGCGAATACGCCATCGACATCCGGCAGGCCGACGCCGTGCTGGTCTACTCGCTCATCGGCTACAACAAGGTCGAGGTGGCGCTCTCCGAGGGCCAGACGCAGGCCGACGTTACGCTGAAAAGCGAGGCGATCGCCATGGACAACGTGGTGGTCGTAGGCTACGGCGTGCAGAACAAGCGCGACGTGACGACGGCCATCTCGTCCATCAAGGCCGAAGACTTCGCCGCCATGCCGACGGCCGATTTCCGCGACGCCATGGCCGCCAAGATGCCGGGCGTGCAGGTGCTCACCCTGGGCGGCCAGCCCGACGGCAACGTTTCGATCCGCATCCGCGGCATCCAGTCGGCCACGTCGGGCAACGACCCGCTCTACGTCATCGACGGCGTTCCGTGCGACGCCCGGGCCTTCTCGAACCTCGAAAGCAGCGACATCGAGAGCCTCGAAGTGCTCAAAGATGCCTCGGCGGCGGCGATCTACGGTTCGCGCGGCTCGTGCGGCGTCATCCTCATCACGACCAAACGCGGCGAGGGCGAACGCCCCGTCGTGAGCTATGACGGCCAGTTCAGCGTCTCGAGCGTCTCGAAGACGATCGACATGCTCAATGCCTATGAATTCGCCAAAATCTTCAAAGAGGCCCGCGACGGCGCCTACCTGTTCAACGTTCCGACGGGTTCGATTGACGACCCCTACGAGGACCGTCCCCAGACCTACCACCGCGTTGACCCGCTCATCACGGCCTACCTGCAGGACAAGACCGGCACGATGACCGACACCGACTGGCAGGACGCCATCTTCCGCACGGCCTATTCGACCAAGCACTCTGTATCGGTCTCGGGCCGCACCAAGACGCTGGGTTACTACATCGGCGCCAACTACCTCTACCGCGAGGGAACGATCATCGGGTCGGATTTCGAACGTTACAGCCTGCGGGCCAACATCGACGGCAAGCGCAACCGGCTGAAATACGGCGTCAGCTTCTCGCCCTCCTACTCGAAGACCAACTACATCTCCTCTGACACGCAGTACGGCGACGATGGTGTAATCGCCTCGGCACTGATGGCGCCTCCGGTCTTCCCGGTCTACAACACCGATGGCTCCTACAACTGGGACATGAACGGATTCCTGCGCGTCAACAGCTGGGACACCCAGACCAACGAGGTGCTCAACCCCGTGGCGCTGGCGCTCGAAATCGACGACGTGCGCGAGAAGATCAACATTCTGGGCAACGCCTACGTCTCCTATGAGTTCATCAAAGGGCTGGAATACAAATTCACGGCCGGCGGCGACTACTACTCCTACATCCGCAACTACTACCGCCCCTCGTACATCCCCCTGCGCGGCCATAAATATTACGACGATCTGTCAGCCCCCAAAGCGCAGAACAACATGAACTCCTATTTCCACTGGACGATCTCCAACCAACTTTCCTTCAACCGCACCTTCGGCGATCATTCGGTCAACGCCGTGGCGGTCTACGAAGCCGAGAAGCAGGGCATCCAGACCTCGCAGATCGTGGGCACCGGCACGGCCGGCGACGACAAGATCCGCACCACGAAGGGCAAGACCATCGACCTGACGGAGACCTACAACAACAAGTACGCCTACACCTTCGCCTCGTGGCTCGTGCGTGCGCAGTACTCCTACAAGGGCCGTTACATGGTTTCGGCCTCGATCCGCGGCGACGGTTCGTCGCGCTTCGCCCCCAACACCCGGTGGGGTTATTTCCCGGCGGCCTCCGTGGGATGGCGCATGAGCGACGAGAGCTTCCTGCGCGATGTGAAATGGGTCGACGACCTGAAAATCCGCGCCAGCGTGGGACAGACCGGTAACGCTCAAATCGGCAATTCTGAATACCTGGCGCTCTACGGCTCGACGAACATCGATCTCGGCAACGGACTCACTTCGCAGGTCTATCCCACGCAGATCGCTAACAACGACCTGGGCTGGGAGAAGAACACGCAGTACAACGTTGGTCTGGATGTCAGCCTGTGGCGCGGCACCCTCGGATTCACCGCCGACTACTACTATTCGAAGACGACCGACATGCTGTTCGACGTTCCCGTCTCATCAGTATCGGGCCTCACCTCGTCGAACGTCAACATCGGTTCAATGCAGAATAAAGGTATCGAGCTGGCGCTCACCTCGCGGCGCAGCTTCGGCGACTTTTCCTACGCCTTTGCCGCCAACTGGTCGCTCAACCGCAACAAGGTGCTGAGCCTCGGCGATGAGAACGCCGACATCATCAAAGAATCCTCCTACGCCGGCGGTTACTACCTCACGCGCGTAGGCCAGCCCGTCGGCTGTTACTACCTGCTTGTGCAGGACGGCATCTTCCACAACCAGGAGGAGCTGGACTCCTATCCCCATTTCGACACCACGACGATCGGCGACTTCCGCTTCGTCGACGCCAACGGCAACGGCATTCTCGAAAAGGACGCCGACCGCGTGATCGTAGGCAACTACATGCCCGATTTCTACTACGGCTTCTCGGTTAACCTCTCGTACAAGGGCTTCGACCTGGCGGCCAACTTCCAGGGCGTCTACGGCAACGAAATCCTGAACCTCGAACGCCGCTACCTGCTCAACATGGAGGCTTCGTCGAACATGATGAAGGAGTCGCTGCAACGCTATCCCTACGGCGAACTGAACCGCGCGACCCGCAAATCGAGCGGCAACAACGGCGCCTGTACCTCGACGTTCCACCTCGAAGACGGCTCCTACCTGCGCCTGCAAAACCTTTCGCTGGGATACACCTTCCCCGACCGCTGGACCCGCAAGGCCGGCATCTCGAAGCTGCGCATCTACGTGCAGGGCACGAACCTCTTCACGTGGACCGACTATTCGGGCTACAACCCCGAGGTCAACAAACGCTCGACGGACGCCCTGCGTCCGGGCGAGGACTACTGCTCCTATCCGCTGTCGCGCACGTTCAGCGTCGGTGTGAACTTTAACCTGTAA
- a CDS encoding alpha-amylase family glycosyl hydrolase has translation MKKSLFPFFVITLLCATAAYAQRGPEWLKNAVIYHIYPSSFQDSDGDGIGDLEGIRSRLDYVKACGFNTIWLSPVFESPFEDGGYDITDYYKVDPRFGTNTQLVELIRDAHAKGIRICLDLVAGHTSDKHPWFRQSRSADTNLQYSDYYIWSDSKSSLPTKKFVKSDAPRNGNFLKNYFEVQPALNYGYAHPDPDEPWQQGYDDPGPRAVRQEIRNIMAFWMDKGVDGFRCDMAMSLVKNDDRNHTATVRLWHEMREWIDARYPECILISEWSQPGEAIPAGFHVDLIIHNGAGYDMYSPLVCNTDDKNRPTVCYFDRAGEGQIRSFVDRYTKERHATREQGYLSMPTCSHDIWRLNRNQRNTPEELKVTMTFFLLMPWIPTVYYGEEIGMRNIEDAPIKEGSFARRNRSSCRTPMQWDTTPNAGFSTADATNIFLPVDPDPARPTVAAQTDDPHSLLSYARGLLALRAATPALGTSGDWRYVSDPNHPYPMVYAREYAGEKYIVVLNPSAQRATAQFPEEGAVADIVYGSGVPARYTVRKDLASVKAEPVSATVLRMK, from the coding sequence ATGAAAAAATCACTATTCCCATTTTTCGTCATCACCTTGCTCTGTGCTACGGCGGCATACGCCCAGCGCGGGCCCGAATGGCTCAAAAACGCCGTGATCTACCACATCTACCCCTCGAGTTTTCAAGATAGCGACGGCGACGGCATCGGCGACCTCGAAGGCATCCGCAGCCGGCTCGATTACGTGAAAGCCTGCGGATTCAACACCATCTGGCTGAGTCCTGTTTTCGAAAGTCCGTTTGAAGACGGCGGTTACGACATCACCGACTACTACAAAGTGGACCCGCGTTTCGGAACCAACACGCAATTGGTCGAGCTGATTCGCGATGCACATGCAAAGGGAATCCGCATCTGCCTCGACCTCGTGGCCGGACATACGTCGGATAAACACCCGTGGTTCCGCCAGTCACGCAGCGCCGACACGAATCTGCAATACAGCGATTACTACATCTGGAGCGATTCGAAATCGAGCCTCCCGACCAAGAAGTTCGTGAAGAGCGATGCACCCCGCAACGGCAATTTCCTGAAGAACTATTTTGAAGTCCAACCCGCTCTCAACTACGGTTACGCCCATCCCGATCCCGACGAACCCTGGCAGCAGGGATATGACGATCCCGGACCGAGGGCCGTACGGCAGGAGATCAGGAACATCATGGCTTTCTGGATGGACAAGGGCGTGGATGGATTCCGCTGCGACATGGCGATGAGCCTGGTGAAAAATGACGACCGGAACCACACGGCCACCGTCCGCCTGTGGCACGAAATGCGCGAATGGATCGACGCCCGCTATCCCGAGTGCATCCTCATATCGGAATGGAGCCAGCCCGGCGAAGCCATCCCCGCGGGTTTCCATGTCGACCTGATTATCCACAACGGCGCAGGTTACGACATGTACAGCCCGCTGGTCTGCAATACCGACGACAAAAATCGACCGACCGTTTGTTATTTCGACCGCGCAGGCGAAGGGCAAATCCGCAGTTTCGTCGATCGTTATACGAAAGAGCGGCATGCCACACGCGAACAAGGTTATCTCTCGATGCCCACATGCAGCCACGATATCTGGCGTCTGAACCGCAATCAGCGCAATACGCCTGAAGAACTGAAAGTCACGATGACCTTCTTCCTGCTCATGCCGTGGATACCGACCGTCTATTACGGCGAGGAGATCGGCATGCGCAACATAGAGGACGCTCCCATCAAGGAGGGAAGTTTCGCGAGACGCAATCGCAGCAGTTGTCGCACGCCGATGCAGTGGGATACGACCCCCAATGCCGGATTTTCAACGGCCGACGCCACGAATATCTTCCTGCCGGTCGATCCCGATCCGGCGCGGCCGACCGTAGCGGCACAGACCGACGATCCGCACTCGCTGCTCTCCTACGCGCGCGGCCTGCTGGCCCTGCGCGCTGCGACCCCGGCTTTGGGGACTTCGGGCGACTGGCGCTATGTCAGTGACCCTAATCATCCCTATCCGATGGTTTATGCCCGCGAATATGCAGGGGAGAAATATATCGTAGTGCTCAATCCTTCGGCACAACGTGCTACGGCACAATTCCCCGAAGAAGGCGCCGTCGCAGACATCGTCTATGGCAGCGGAGTGCCGGCACGCTATACGGTTCGCAAAGATCTGGCATCCGTCAAGGCGGAACCGGTGTCCGCTACCGTGTTGCGCATGAAATGA
- a CDS encoding FecR family protein yields the protein MSKTERKRIIDHIFRHPETPEEIRQQFERWMLAREHDSGIDEILWDIWENHAAPASEEEDRRGLERLRASLRASRVRTLPRRVLRYAGMAAAVVLVFLGGYFAATQTLAPEKEVTLLTAKGHVGEFTLPDGTKVWLNGESRLKYNAEFSGRTRDVALTGEAFFEVRKDTLRPFRVSMNDLQVEVLGTSFDAMNYAFGSSEEIVLKTGSVKISGEHLRSPVTLRPDERFSLDRLSKRACVEKVDARNYSQWFSSRLIFDNTPLKDIIINLERRYNIEISLSSNISPEKRLSLVVCHEPLEDLMEVMSSLMSIRYRIDGNRVLITQR from the coding sequence ATGAGCAAAACGGAACGCAAGCGAATCATCGACCACATATTCCGTCATCCGGAAACCCCGGAAGAGATACGGCAGCAGTTCGAGCGCTGGATGCTGGCCCGGGAGCACGACTCCGGGATCGACGAAATCCTGTGGGACATCTGGGAAAACCATGCGGCGCCCGCCTCGGAGGAGGAGGACCGCAGGGGACTCGAACGGCTCCGGGCATCGCTCCGCGCAAGCCGGGTCCGCACGCTTCCACGCCGCGTCCTGCGCTATGCAGGCATGGCCGCCGCCGTCGTGCTGGTATTCCTCGGAGGCTATTTCGCCGCCACGCAGACACTCGCACCCGAAAAGGAGGTCACGCTGCTGACTGCCAAGGGACATGTCGGGGAGTTCACCCTGCCCGACGGGACGAAGGTGTGGCTCAACGGCGAAAGCCGGTTGAAGTACAACGCGGAATTCTCGGGCAGGACCCGCGACGTGGCCCTGACGGGCGAAGCGTTCTTCGAAGTCCGGAAAGACACGCTGCGGCCGTTCCGCGTCAGCATGAACGATTTGCAGGTCGAGGTGCTGGGCACCTCGTTCGACGCCATGAACTACGCGTTCGGATCGAGCGAGGAGATAGTGCTCAAAACCGGCTCGGTGAAGATCTCCGGGGAGCATCTCCGAAGCCCCGTGACGCTGCGTCCCGACGAGCGGTTCTCGCTCGACCGGCTTTCGAAACGCGCCTGCGTCGAAAAGGTCGACGCGCGGAATTACAGCCAGTGGTTCTCGTCGCGTCTGATCTTCGACAACACGCCGCTGAAAGACATTATCATCAACCTCGAACGGAGGTACAATATCGAAATCTCCCTCTCTTCGAACATCTCGCCTGAAAAACGACTGTCGCTGGTCGTTTGCCACGAACCGCTGGAAGACCTCATGGAGGTAATGTCCTCGCTGATGTCGATCCGCTACCGCATAGACGGCAACCGCGTCCTGATCACCCAGAGATAA